A genome region from Rhodopseudomonas boonkerdii includes the following:
- a CDS encoding acyl-CoA dehydrogenase family protein: MFDPKAYRLNDEQTLLITKARELAQTNFAPRAAKWDREAIFPMENYRDMHKAGLLGISVPKANGGSGADYQTYSLAAAEIGRYCGATALTWNMHVCSTLWSGPLADDLDMDASTRADHERRRAVHYKRILEDGAIYAQPFSEGGAAAAGGVAFGTEAKPVEGGWIVNGKKIFASLSGSADYYGVLCTETVEGEKASRRNTLYLAIAAKSEGVSVVGDWDPLGMRGTVSRTLIFKDVFVPEDAALMPRGVYFQAAMRWPHMFMTLSPTYMGLAQASYDFTVKYLRGEVPGMPPVKRRMYPTKQIAVAQMQVKLEQIKGIWFQAVTEACANPTKEQVLRAYAAQYTVMEGANELAALAIRTCGGQSMLKTLPLERIYRDSRCGALMLPWTAELCLDRIGREALYEPGEKDD, translated from the coding sequence ATGTTCGATCCGAAGGCCTATCGTCTCAATGACGAACAGACCCTTCTGATCACCAAGGCGCGCGAACTGGCGCAGACCAATTTCGCGCCGCGCGCTGCGAAGTGGGATCGCGAGGCGATCTTCCCGATGGAGAATTATCGGGATATGCACAAGGCGGGCCTGCTCGGCATCTCCGTGCCGAAGGCCAATGGCGGATCAGGCGCAGACTACCAGACCTATTCGCTGGCTGCTGCCGAGATCGGCCGCTATTGCGGCGCCACGGCTCTGACCTGGAACATGCATGTCTGCTCGACGCTGTGGTCCGGCCCGCTCGCCGACGACCTCGACATGGATGCGTCAACCCGCGCCGATCACGAGCGCCGCCGCGCGGTGCATTACAAGCGCATTCTCGAAGACGGCGCGATCTATGCGCAGCCCTTCTCCGAAGGCGGCGCGGCTGCTGCTGGCGGCGTAGCCTTCGGCACCGAAGCAAAGCCTGTCGAAGGCGGCTGGATCGTCAACGGCAAGAAGATCTTTGCGTCGCTGTCCGGTTCGGCCGACTACTACGGCGTGCTGTGCACCGAGACTGTCGAAGGCGAGAAGGCCTCGCGCCGCAATACGCTGTATCTGGCGATCGCCGCGAAGTCGGAAGGCGTCTCGGTGGTCGGCGACTGGGACCCGCTCGGCATGCGCGGCACCGTTTCGCGCACCCTGATCTTCAAGGATGTGTTCGTGCCGGAGGATGCGGCGCTGATGCCGCGCGGCGTGTATTTCCAGGCGGCGATGCGCTGGCCGCACATGTTCATGACGCTGTCGCCGACTTATATGGGGCTCGCGCAAGCTTCCTATGATTTCACGGTGAAATATCTGCGCGGCGAAGTGCCGGGCATGCCGCCGGTGAAGCGCCGCATGTATCCGACCAAGCAGATTGCCGTCGCACAGATGCAGGTGAAGCTGGAGCAGATCAAGGGCATCTGGTTCCAGGCCGTGACCGAAGCCTGCGCCAATCCGACCAAGGAGCAGGTGCTGCGCGCCTATGCGGCACAGTACACCGTGATGGAAGGCGCCAATGAACTCGCGGCGCTGGCGATCCGCACCTGCGGTGGCCAGTCGATGCTGAAGACATTGCCGCTGGAACGCATCTATCGCGACAGCCGCTGCGGCGCGCTGATGCTGCCCTGGACCGCCGAGCTGTGCCTCGATCGCATCGGCCGCGAAGCGTTGTACGAGCCGGGTGAGAAGGACGACTAA
- a CDS encoding alpha/beta fold hydrolase has translation MSDRTGGHHVPNSQALTTKDGRFGYEAKGDVSMTPLVFLHGIGGAGRGWRNQIDTFGDRYFTIGWDAPGYGGSKQLDEPSIPGFAAALKDFLTQVGARKPVLVGHSIGGMIVQRFLHDYPDLASAAVLAQTTSVFGSSDGEWQKNFIDARLGPLDRGETMASMAPKLVAGLIGDDPDPKGLDLARDCMAAVKPDTYRASMKSMIGFNLRNEIADIKVPTLLLSGSKDNNAPAKTMAKMAAMVPGATYVELQGVGHLASFERPREFNDVLADFLKTCHNLSGSTS, from the coding sequence ATGTCCGATCGTACAGGAGGCCACCACGTGCCGAACTCACAAGCCCTGACAACCAAGGACGGCCGTTTCGGCTATGAAGCCAAAGGCGATGTGTCGATGACGCCGCTGGTGTTTCTGCATGGAATCGGCGGTGCCGGCCGCGGCTGGCGCAACCAGATCGACACGTTCGGCGATCGCTATTTCACCATTGGCTGGGATGCGCCGGGTTATGGCGGATCGAAGCAGCTCGATGAGCCCAGCATTCCCGGTTTTGCTGCCGCGCTGAAGGACTTTCTGACACAGGTGGGCGCCAGGAAGCCCGTGCTGGTCGGCCATTCCATCGGCGGCATGATCGTGCAGCGTTTCCTGCATGACTATCCCGATCTCGCCAGCGCCGCCGTACTGGCCCAGACGACGTCGGTATTCGGCAGCTCCGACGGCGAATGGCAGAAGAACTTCATCGATGCCCGGCTCGGACCGCTGGATCGCGGCGAGACCATGGCGAGCATGGCGCCGAAGCTCGTCGCCGGCCTTATCGGCGACGATCCTGATCCGAAGGGCCTCGACCTCGCACGCGACTGCATGGCCGCGGTGAAGCCCGATACCTATCGCGCGTCGATGAAGTCGATGATCGGCTTTAACCTGCGCAACGAGATCGCCGATATCAAGGTGCCGACTTTGCTCTTGTCGGGCTCCAAGGACAACAATGCCCCGGCCAAGACCATGGCGAAGATGGCGGCCATGGTGCCCGGCGCGACCTATGTGGAGCTCCAAGGCGTCGGCCATCTCGCCAGTTTCGAACGCCCGCGCGAGTTCAACGACGTGCTCGCCGACTTCCTCAAGACCTGTCACAACCTCTCGGGATCAACTTCATGA
- a CDS encoding acyl-CoA dehydrogenase family protein — protein sequence MPDTTFLTWPFFEDHHRKLAADLSRWAAEHVNGLVDHHDTDGSCRRLVKALGEAGWLRAAVPAAYGGLYENFDVRALCLIRETLAYQNGLADFAFAMQGLGTGPITLYGSDEIKQRYLPRVAKGEAIAAFALSEPDAGSDVAAMSTTAVPDGPDHVRINGLKTWISNGGIADQYVVFVRTGETGARGISAFVVDADMPGFAIDGRIDVIAPHPLATLKFEDCRVPVKNRIGKDGEGFKVAMATLDVFRSTVGAAALGLGRRALDEGLHRSVTRKMFGHTLGDLQLTQAGLAEMATSIDASALLVYRSAWTKDRGVPRVTREAAMAKMYATEAAQSVIDRAVQIFGGLGVQSGVKVEELYREIRALRIYEGATEVQKVVIGRDLIKSAQAAQ from the coding sequence ATGCCCGACACGACTTTTCTCACCTGGCCTTTTTTTGAAGATCATCACCGCAAGCTGGCAGCCGATCTATCGCGCTGGGCTGCGGAGCATGTGAACGGCCTCGTCGATCATCACGACACCGATGGCTCCTGCCGCAGACTGGTGAAGGCGCTGGGTGAAGCCGGCTGGCTACGTGCTGCCGTGCCGGCCGCTTACGGCGGTCTCTACGAAAACTTCGACGTGCGTGCGCTGTGTCTGATCCGCGAGACGCTGGCCTATCAGAACGGCCTCGCCGATTTCGCCTTTGCCATGCAGGGTCTCGGCACCGGGCCGATCACGCTTTATGGCTCGGACGAGATCAAGCAACGCTATTTGCCGCGTGTCGCCAAGGGTGAAGCGATTGCTGCCTTCGCGCTGTCGGAGCCCGATGCCGGTTCGGACGTCGCAGCGATGAGCACGACGGCGGTGCCGGACGGTCCCGACCATGTGCGCATCAACGGTCTGAAGACGTGGATTTCCAATGGCGGCATCGCGGATCAATATGTGGTCTTCGTCCGCACGGGTGAAACGGGCGCCCGCGGCATCAGCGCCTTCGTGGTCGATGCCGACATGCCCGGCTTCGCCATTGACGGCCGCATCGATGTCATTGCGCCGCATCCGCTGGCGACATTGAAGTTCGAGGATTGCCGTGTTCCGGTGAAGAACCGCATCGGCAAGGACGGCGAGGGCTTTAAAGTCGCCATGGCGACTCTCGATGTATTCCGCTCCACTGTCGGGGCCGCCGCGCTCGGTCTCGGCCGTCGTGCGCTCGACGAAGGCCTGCATCGGTCGGTGACGCGAAAAATGTTCGGCCATACATTGGGCGATCTGCAGCTCACCCAGGCCGGTCTCGCGGAGATGGCAACCTCCATCGATGCCTCGGCGCTGCTGGTCTATCGCTCCGCCTGGACCAAGGATCGCGGCGTACCGCGTGTGACCCGCGAAGCCGCCATGGCCAAGATGTACGCGACCGAAGCCGCGCAGAGCGTGATCGACCGCGCCGTGCAGATCTTCGGCGGGCTCGGCGTGCAGTCGGGTGTCAAGGTCGAGGAACTCTATCGCGAAATCCGCGCGCTGCGTATCTATGAAGGCGCGACGGAAGTGCAGAAGGTCGTTATCGGCCGCGATCTGATCAAGTCGGCGCAGGCAGCTCAGTAA
- a CDS encoding flavin-containing monooxygenase, whose amino-acid sequence MVMQKNVCVIGAGIAGLAAAKAFASHGHRVTIVERSGDLGGVWEPARSYPEVQTQSPKELYRFTDMPMPANYPEWPKGPQVHAYLTDYAHNHGLLPLMQFRTTVVGMARRDDGQPGWTLTTTDNTGVTSETSYDFVAVCTGQFNERKELHHPGEDGFKAAGGVILHSAEHTDPSRVKGKKIVVLGGSKSATDIAVHSVKAGASAVTFVYREPVWRIPYFVGGLINFKRILYIRAQEEMFPGWGLSALSRIKHAIAKPFVWAHWRGLESLLKIQLKLSACNMVPEGRIEDGVNCSVPIATPGFFPMVADGRITAIRGTFDHYDGKTVVMSGGQRVDADIAVLAIGFKLDVPFLPRAYRDRLIQPDGQYRLYRVIANPDLPELGFVGFNSSFCSVLTAEMAANWLVRYADGKLAKQPTARDMQINMDMMLRFKRTERPAAGVYGGLCVAPYHFRHFDELLDDMGATMKRRGALAEKFLPPDADAYARFLASAPGYKAEVTVVPVGEVESAVA is encoded by the coding sequence ATGGTCATGCAAAAGAACGTCTGCGTCATCGGTGCCGGCATTGCCGGTCTTGCGGCGGCCAAGGCCTTTGCGAGCCATGGCCACCGGGTCACCATTGTCGAACGCAGCGGCGATCTCGGCGGCGTCTGGGAGCCGGCACGATCCTATCCGGAGGTGCAGACGCAGAGTCCGAAGGAGCTCTATCGCTTCACTGACATGCCGATGCCGGCCAATTATCCCGAGTGGCCGAAGGGACCGCAGGTTCATGCGTATCTCACCGACTATGCTCACAACCATGGTCTACTGCCGCTGATGCAGTTCAGAACGACGGTCGTCGGCATGGCGCGGCGCGATGACGGTCAGCCCGGCTGGACGCTCACGACAACCGACAACACCGGCGTCACCAGCGAGACGAGCTACGATTTCGTGGCCGTCTGCACCGGTCAGTTCAACGAGCGCAAGGAACTGCATCACCCTGGTGAGGACGGCTTCAAGGCCGCCGGCGGCGTAATCCTGCATTCGGCCGAACATACCGATCCGTCGCGCGTCAAAGGCAAGAAAATCGTGGTGCTCGGCGGCTCGAAATCCGCCACCGATATCGCCGTGCATTCGGTGAAGGCCGGCGCCAGCGCCGTCACCTTCGTCTATCGCGAACCGGTGTGGCGCATCCCCTATTTTGTCGGCGGCCTCATCAACTTCAAGCGCATCCTCTATATCCGTGCACAGGAAGAGATGTTTCCCGGCTGGGGACTGAGCGCGCTTTCGCGCATCAAGCATGCCATCGCAAAACCATTCGTCTGGGCGCATTGGCGCGGGCTGGAAAGCCTGCTCAAGATCCAACTCAAGCTCAGCGCGTGCAACATGGTGCCGGAGGGCCGTATCGAGGACGGCGTGAACTGTTCGGTGCCGATCGCTACGCCGGGCTTCTTTCCGATGGTGGCCGACGGCCGCATCACGGCGATCCGCGGCACGTTCGATCACTATGACGGCAAGACCGTCGTGATGTCTGGCGGCCAGCGCGTCGATGCCGATATCGCGGTTCTCGCCATCGGCTTCAAGCTCGATGTACCGTTTCTGCCGCGGGCTTATCGCGACAGGCTGATCCAGCCCGACGGGCAGTATCGTCTCTATCGCGTGATCGCCAATCCCGACCTGCCGGAGTTGGGCTTCGTCGGCTTTAACTCGAGCTTCTGCTCGGTGCTGACGGCCGAGATGGCCGCTAACTGGCTGGTGCGCTATGCCGATGGCAAGTTGGCGAAACAGCCGACAGCCAGGGACATGCAGATCAATATGGATATGATGCTACGCTTCAAGCGGACGGAACGCCCGGCGGCAGGCGTTTATGGCGGGCTGTGCGTGGCGCCCTATCACTTCAGGCATTTCGATGAATTGCTCGACGATATGGGAGCGACGATGAAACGTCGCGGCGCATTGGCGGAAAAGTTCTTGCCGCCGGATGCGGATGCCTATGCGCGGTTCCTGGCGTCGGCGCCAGGTTATAAAGCGGAGGTGACGGTGGTACCGGTCGGCGAGGTGGAATCGGCAGTGGCCTAA
- a CDS encoding cupin domain-containing protein, translated as MAELEKGITENGTGYGGVTWNILGQVYYPKAVTDSTFAFETNSDPGQFVPVHIHPTQEEFILVQEGTLDLKLDGKWVRAHAGDLVRMPRGIPHGYFNKSDKPCRALFWVSPAAKLEALFKKLDNLTDVAEIVRISAEHEVDFLPPEAND; from the coding sequence ATGGCAGAGCTTGAGAAGGGCATTACCGAAAACGGCACCGGATATGGCGGCGTAACCTGGAACATCCTGGGCCAGGTCTACTATCCCAAGGCCGTGACGGATTCGACCTTTGCGTTCGAGACCAATAGCGATCCCGGCCAGTTCGTACCGGTGCATATCCATCCAACCCAGGAGGAATTCATCCTGGTGCAGGAAGGCACGCTCGACCTCAAGCTGGACGGTAAATGGGTGCGCGCCCATGCCGGCGATCTCGTGCGCATGCCACGCGGCATTCCGCATGGCTATTTCAACAAATCCGACAAGCCGTGCCGCGCTTTGTTCTGGGTGTCGCCGGCGGCGAAGCTCGAGGCTCTGTTCAAGAAGCTCGATAATCTCACCGACGTTGCCGAGATCGTGCGTATTTCCGCCGAGCACGAGGTCGACTTCCTCCCGCCGGAAGCCAACGACTAA
- a CDS encoding AraC family transcriptional regulator, whose translation MSGSAAPDRLAAFSRVWTDDVDEAADAIGRIFCPHALTPVARTAPYFHARHNSAGFGDFSVNYVSYGGSVDIDPGCLDRFFLLQVPLRGRARVNCGGGVVDAAPERTASLLSPTLPTRMAWQDDCAKLILLMDRRVVEQRAAALAERGARVIEFDPEIDLSSSFGRALRAQLDYLVDLAEHAGPEQAFSPTLTAMLREAALSLLLTGQRHSFTDAIAQMDLRPAPLPGVLRKARHYLEAHAAEPLDLERMARAAGIGIRSLQLGFQRHFGTSISQMLQDIRLTHLHARLTAAQPCERVIDIAFDLGFTHPSRMASAYRARFGESPSDTLRRGG comes from the coding sequence ATGAGCGGCAGCGCGGCGCCTGATCGGCTCGCGGCGTTCTCGCGCGTATGGACCGATGATGTCGACGAGGCTGCCGACGCCATTGGCCGTATTTTCTGTCCGCACGCGCTGACGCCGGTCGCGCGCACCGCACCGTACTTTCACGCCCGGCACAACAGCGCTGGCTTTGGTGACTTCTCGGTCAACTATGTCTCCTATGGCGGATCGGTGGACATCGATCCCGGCTGCCTCGACCGCTTTTTTCTGCTGCAGGTGCCGCTACGTGGCCGCGCCCGTGTGAACTGTGGCGGGGGCGTCGTCGATGCCGCACCGGAACGGACGGCATCGTTGCTGTCGCCGACGCTGCCGACGCGTATGGCTTGGCAGGACGACTGCGCCAAGTTGATCCTGCTGATGGATCGGCGCGTGGTCGAGCAGCGCGCCGCAGCGCTGGCGGAGCGCGGCGCGCGCGTCATCGAATTCGATCCTGAGATCGATCTGTCGTCATCCTTCGGTCGCGCCTTGCGCGCGCAGCTCGACTATCTCGTCGATCTCGCCGAGCATGCCGGGCCGGAGCAGGCGTTTTCTCCGACACTCACTGCCATGCTGCGCGAGGCGGCGCTGAGCCTGTTGCTCACCGGCCAGCGCCACAGCTTTACCGATGCCATCGCGCAGATGGATCTTCGCCCCGCGCCATTGCCTGGCGTGCTGCGCAAGGCTCGCCATTATCTTGAGGCCCATGCCGCCGAGCCACTCGATCTGGAGCGCATGGCGCGTGCCGCCGGCATCGGTATCCGCTCCCTGCAGCTCGGCTTCCAGCGGCACTTCGGCACCTCTATCTCACAGATGCTGCAGGACATCCGCCTGACGCATCTGCATGCGCGTCTCACCGCCGCCCAGCCTTGCGAGCGGGTGATCGATATCGCCTTCGATCTCGGTTTCACCCATCCGAGCCGCATGGCCAGCGCCTATCGCGCGCGCTTCGGCGAAAGCCCGTCGGACACGCTGCGGCGCGGCGGGTGA
- a CDS encoding SDR family NAD(P)-dependent oxidoreductase — MSLSRSSHALVTGGGRGIGRAIAASLVQAGATVTIMGRNRAVLDEVIAAGDAHHALSADVSDQAAMQAVIAEAANRQPIDILVANAGAAESAPFLKSDAALFQCMMDVNFMGVVHAVHAVLPDMVARRQGRIIAVASTAGLKGYGYVSAYVAAKHAVIGLVRSLALEVATKNVTVNAVCPGFTETDLLEGSIDNIMSKTGRTREQAIAELAKHNPQGRLVQPAEVADAVLWLCGAGAGSITGQSIAVAGGEV, encoded by the coding sequence ATGTCCTTGTCTCGTTCCTCCCACGCTCTGGTCACCGGCGGCGGCCGCGGCATCGGCCGCGCGATTGCCGCTTCGCTGGTGCAGGCTGGCGCGACCGTCACCATTATGGGCCGCAATCGCGCCGTGCTCGACGAGGTGATTGCCGCGGGTGACGCTCATCATGCGCTGTCCGCCGATGTCTCCGATCAAGCCGCGATGCAGGCGGTCATAGCTGAAGCTGCGAACCGCCAGCCCATCGACATCCTCGTCGCCAATGCCGGTGCTGCCGAGTCCGCGCCTTTCCTCAAATCCGACGCCGCGTTGTTCCAATGTATGATGGATGTGAATTTCATGGGCGTCGTTCATGCGGTTCATGCCGTGCTGCCGGACATGGTCGCACGCAGGCAGGGCCGTATTATCGCCGTCGCGTCCACCGCCGGCCTCAAGGGCTACGGCTATGTCAGCGCCTATGTCGCTGCGAAACATGCCGTCATTGGCCTTGTGCGTTCGCTGGCGCTCGAAGTTGCGACGAAAAACGTCACCGTCAATGCGGTGTGCCCGGGTTTCACCGAAACCGATCTGCTCGAAGGCTCCATCGACAATATCATGAGCAAGACCGGTCGCACCCGCGAGCAGGCCATCGCCGAACTCGCGAAGCACAATCCACAGGGCCGTCTCGTGCAGCCCGCTGAAGTTGCTGATGCCGTGTTGTGGCTTTGCGGCGCGGGCGCGGGTTCCATCACCGGGCAGAGCATCGCCGTGGCCGGCGGCGAGGTGTAG
- a CDS encoding enoyl-CoA hydratase family protein, with product MTALVKNTIANPVTLPLTSYRPEHFLLSVDGSVATVTLNRPDKKNPLTFQSYRELTDFFRACAFDDQVTTIVVTGAGGNFSSGGDVFEIIGPLIEMNTKDLTAFTRMTGDLVKAMRACPQPIVAAVEGICAGAGAIMAMASDMRLAATGAKVGFLFNKVGLAGCDMGACAILPRIIGQARASELLYTGRFMGAEEGERWGFFSRIVAPEEVLAQAQALAKSISEGPTYANTMTKRMLSMEWAMSVEEAIEAEAVAQALCMTTEDFSRAYHAFANKQKPKFEGN from the coding sequence ATGACCGCACTCGTCAAGAACACCATCGCCAATCCCGTCACGCTGCCGCTGACAAGCTATAGGCCCGAGCATTTTCTGCTCAGCGTGGATGGCAGCGTCGCGACGGTGACACTCAATCGCCCTGACAAGAAGAACCCGCTGACCTTCCAGAGCTACCGAGAACTCACCGATTTCTTCCGCGCCTGCGCTTTCGATGATCAGGTCACCACCATCGTCGTCACCGGCGCCGGCGGCAATTTCTCGTCGGGCGGCGACGTGTTCGAGATCATCGGCCCGCTGATCGAGATGAACACCAAGGATCTCACCGCGTTCACGCGCATGACCGGCGATCTCGTCAAGGCCATGCGCGCCTGCCCGCAGCCGATCGTCGCCGCCGTCGAAGGCATCTGCGCCGGCGCCGGCGCGATCATGGCGATGGCATCCGACATGCGCCTCGCCGCCACCGGCGCCAAGGTCGGCTTCCTGTTCAACAAGGTCGGCCTCGCCGGCTGCGACATGGGGGCCTGCGCAATCCTGCCGCGCATCATCGGTCAGGCGCGTGCCTCGGAGCTGCTTTATACCGGCCGTTTCATGGGGGCGGAGGAGGGCGAGCGCTGGGGCTTCTTCAGCCGCATCGTCGCGCCGGAGGAGGTGCTGGCCCAGGCCCAGGCGCTGGCGAAATCGATCTCCGAAGGCCCGACCTATGCCAACACCATGACCAAGCGGATGCTATCGATGGAATGGGCGATGTCGGTGGAAGAAGCCATCGAGGCCGAAGCCGTGGCCCAGGCGCTGTGCATGACCACCGAGGATTTCTCGCGCGCCTATCATGCGTTTGCGAACAAGCAGAAGCCGAAATTCGAGGGAAATTGA
- a CDS encoding bifunctional salicylyl-CoA 5-hydroxylase/oxidoreductase, whose protein sequence is MKIAIIGGGPAGLYSAILLKKQRPQADITVYERNRADDTFGFGVVFSDTTLDTFEKHDLPSYQRITQEFAYWDDIAIHFRGTRHRIGGNGFCGCSRRTLLLILQDRARELGVHLIFEADITDETRFADCDLVLLADGINSHFRNKYVEHFSPEIDWRTNKFAWMGSTKPLDAFTFLFQDTEWGPFIAHAYQYEVGHSTWIFETDAETFKRAGLEGLGEQESADRMHAIFKDFLGDHKLLINRSMWRNFPMMRNKRWVKDNMVLLGDAKATAHFSIGSGTKLAMEDAIALADAMAKAPTVEAALLAYETGRREEVEKIQHSADVSLVWFEHVDRFWDFDPVQFAFGVMTRSKAITYDNLAMRAPDFVRQVDKVFAKQVRAAGFDVDVEKPEVPMFQPFKMRDMVLANRTVVSPMCMYSAKDGMPNDFHLVHYGARAMGGAGLVFTEMVCVGKDARITPGCAGIWTDEQEAQWKRIVDFVHGNSAAKICLQLGHAGRKGASKLMWEGMDRPLKEGAWDIVSASPLPYFPDSQIPAELDRAGMDRIKQEFVEATIRGDRAGFDMLEMHTAHGYLLASFLSPLTNHRTDDYGGPLENRLRFPLEVFHAMREAWPKHKPMSVRISATDWAEGGNTGDDAVEIARAFAEAGVDLADVSTGQTVKESRPIYGRMFQTPYSDQVRNEAHVATMCVGNITTADQVNTILAAGRADLVALGRPHLTDPSFTIKAAAWYGAKDAYAPPQYMPGKDQIFRNSVRDRQDFDDLKIKAKPKTRAEMRAEAAKSLAAE, encoded by the coding sequence ATGAAGATCGCGATCATCGGGGGCGGGCCGGCTGGTCTCTATTCTGCAATCCTGCTCAAGAAGCAGCGGCCGCAAGCTGACATCACGGTCTATGAGCGCAACCGTGCCGACGACACGTTCGGCTTCGGTGTCGTGTTCTCCGATACCACGCTCGACACCTTCGAGAAGCACGATCTTCCCAGCTATCAGCGCATCACCCAGGAGTTCGCCTACTGGGATGATATCGCCATCCACTTCCGCGGCACCCGGCACCGCATTGGCGGAAACGGTTTCTGCGGCTGTTCGCGCCGCACGCTGCTCCTGATCCTGCAGGATCGTGCGCGCGAGCTTGGGGTCCATCTGATCTTCGAAGCCGACATCACGGATGAAACGCGTTTCGCCGATTGCGATCTCGTTCTCCTTGCAGACGGGATCAACAGCCATTTTCGCAACAAGTATGTTGAGCACTTCTCGCCTGAGATCGATTGGCGCACCAACAAGTTTGCATGGATGGGCTCGACCAAGCCGCTCGATGCCTTCACCTTCCTGTTCCAGGACACCGAGTGGGGTCCCTTCATCGCCCATGCCTATCAGTATGAAGTCGGCCACTCGACCTGGATTTTCGAGACCGATGCCGAGACCTTCAAGCGCGCGGGCCTCGAAGGCCTTGGCGAACAGGAGTCCGCCGATCGCATGCATGCGATCTTCAAGGACTTTCTCGGCGACCACAAGCTGCTGATCAACCGTTCTATGTGGCGCAATTTTCCGATGATGCGCAACAAGCGCTGGGTGAAGGACAATATGGTCCTGCTCGGCGACGCCAAGGCGACCGCGCATTTCTCCATCGGCTCCGGCACCAAGCTGGCGATGGAAGACGCCATCGCACTCGCCGATGCCATGGCGAAGGCACCGACGGTGGAAGCCGCCTTGCTCGCCTATGAAACCGGCCGCCGCGAGGAGGTGGAAAAGATCCAGCATTCCGCTGACGTTTCGCTGGTCTGGTTTGAACACGTCGATCGGTTCTGGGATTTCGACCCCGTGCAATTTGCATTCGGCGTGATGACGCGTTCCAAGGCGATCACCTATGACAATCTCGCCATGCGCGCGCCGGATTTCGTCAGGCAGGTGGACAAGGTGTTTGCCAAGCAGGTGCGGGCAGCCGGCTTCGATGTCGATGTCGAAAAGCCGGAAGTGCCGATGTTCCAACCGTTCAAAATGCGTGACATGGTGCTCGCCAATCGCACCGTCGTGTCGCCGATGTGTATGTACTCGGCCAAGGACGGCATGCCGAACGACTTTCATCTCGTCCATTATGGCGCGCGTGCCATGGGCGGTGCCGGTCTCGTCTTCACCGAGATGGTCTGTGTCGGCAAGGATGCCCGTATCACGCCCGGTTGCGCCGGCATCTGGACCGACGAGCAGGAAGCGCAGTGGAAGCGCATTGTCGATTTCGTGCACGGCAATTCGGCGGCCAAGATCTGCCTGCAGCTCGGCCATGCCGGGCGCAAGGGAGCCAGCAAGCTGATGTGGGAGGGCATGGACCGTCCGCTCAAGGAAGGGGCATGGGACATAGTTTCCGCGTCGCCGCTGCCTTATTTCCCGGACAGCCAGATCCCGGCTGAACTCGACCGCGCCGGTATGGACCGCATCAAGCAGGAATTCGTGGAAGCCACGATCCGCGGCGATCGCGCCGGCTTCGACATGCTGGAGATGCACACCGCGCACGGCTATCTGCTCGCAAGCTTCCTGTCGCCGCTCACCAACCACCGCACCGACGACTATGGCGGCCCGCTGGAGAACCGCCTGCGCTTTCCGCTCGAAGTCTTCCACGCCATGCGTGAGGCCTGGCCGAAGCACAAGCCGATGTCGGTGCGCATCTCGGCGACCGACTGGGCGGAAGGCGGTAACACCGGCGATGACGCCGTGGAGATCGCGCGTGCTTTCGCCGAGGCCGGCGTCGATCTCGCCGATGTCTCGACCGGCCAGACGGTGAAGGAATCGCGCCCGATTTATGGCCGCATGTTCCAGACGCCATATTCCGATCAGGTCCGCAACGAGGCCCATGTCGCGACCATGTGCGTCGGCAACATCACCACGGCGGATCAGGTGAATACGATTTTGGCCGCGGGCCGTGCCGATCTAGTCGCACTCGGCCGTCCGCATCTGACGGACCCGTCCTTCACCATCAAGGCTGCGGCCTGGTATGGCGCCAAGGATGCCTATGCGCCGCCGCAATATATGCCCGGCAAGGACCAGATCTTCCGCAACAGCGTGCGTGACAGACAGGATTTCGACGACCTGAAAATTAAGGCTAAGCCGAAAACCCGCGCCGAAATGCGTGCCGAAGCGGCAAAGTCGCTTGCCGCCGAATGA